Within the Elusimicrobiota bacterium genome, the region TGATATAATTGTTGCATCAAGTAAAAACTCTGCCAATCCTCATCATAAATCGACAAACAGAAAATTCCAAAAGGACGATGTTATACTTGTTGATTTAGGCTGTGTTTATGACGGATACAATTCTGACTTGACAAGAATGTTTTTTTTAGGTAAAATTAATAAACAGCAACAAAAAGTTTTTAGTATTGTAAAAGAAGCACAGCAGAAAGCAATCGGTATTATTAGAGATGGAGTATTGTGCAAAAAAGTTGATTTTACAGCGCGAGATTTTATAGCAAAAGAGGGTTACAAAAAATTTTTTATTCACGGAGCAGGTCACGGTGTAGGGATTGATGTTCATGAAAAGCCGGTAATTTCTGCAAAGTCTGAAGCGATATTGAAAGCAGGAATGGTTGTGACGGTAGAGCCTGGTATTTATATTCCGAACAAATTCGGTATTCGGATAGAAAATACAGTTTTAGTAACAAAAGTTGGTTGTGAGGTTTTAACGAAATAAAATTTGGAGGGTAAAAATGGGCATAGCAGTTATTCCTAAACCAAAATTTATTGTTGATGAAAAGGGCAAAAGAAAAGAGGTCATTTTGAACTTAAAAGATTATCAAGAATTACTGGAAGATTTAGAAGATCTTCGCGATGTTGCTTTGAGGCAATTTGAACCAACTCGTTCTTTTCGTGAATATCATAACGAAAGAATGAAAAAAAGATGAGTTATCGGATAACGATTAAACCATCTGCAGAAAAAGAACTGAATAAGTATTCATTGAAAATCTATGAACAAATTGTACCGCATATATTTTCGTTGCAAAATAATCCCAGACCATTTAATTACAAAAAGTTAAAATCAAATATCTACAGAGTACGTTCGGGTGATTATAGAATTATTTACACGATTGATGATATTAACAAAATAGTTGAAGTTACAAAGGTAGCACACAGAAAAGATGTTTATAGATAAACAAAATGATTTCAACTTCTGATTTCAAAAACGGATTAACAATTAAAGTTGATAATTCGCCCTGTCAGGTGATATGGTTTCAGCATCACAAACCTGGCAAAGGTGGTGCGGTAATGCGTGTAAAACTAAAAAATCTTGAAACAGGTGCGATTACAGAAACAACTTTTAAATCAGGCGCCAAATTTGAAGAGATAACACTTACACGAAAAAAGAAACAATTTCTGTATTCTGCCGGTGACGATTATACTTTTATGGATATGGAAAACTACGAACAAATCACAATACCAAAAGAAAAACTCGGCGATATAATAAAATATCTGAAACCTGATATAGAAGTGGAAGCGCTTTATGTTGACGATAAATTTCTTAATATGGACTTGCCAGTAACGATAGAATTAAAGGTTGTTTCAACCGTGCCGGGTATACGCGGTGATTCCGTTTCAAACCTGGTTAAACCAGCAATACTTGAGACGGAGATTGAAGTTCAGGTGCCTCTTTTTATAAAGGAAGGCGATATTGTAAAAATAGATACTCGGACAGGAGAATATGTAGAACGTGTTTCAAAATGAACGCAGATAACCGCAGATAAAAACGCAGATGGACGCAGATTTATCAGCGTTAATCTGTGAGGTTTCAAGAATCTGCGTCCATCCGCGTTGTGTTAAATGGACATTAAAAAAATAAAATCAGTTTTAGATGCAATCAAAGATACCGATATTGAAGAAATCTGGATAGAAAAAGATGGTGAAAAATCTGGCTTTCGCAGGAAGCCTGTTGAATTAGATTCATTAGTCGTTTCAAAAAAAGCCACTCCAGAGCCACAAGATGTTCTACAAAAAAGCGGCAGTGAACCTGTTCAATCATCTGCGTTAAAGACCAGCATTATAAAATCAACAATGGTAGGTACATTTTACCGTTCGCCAACACCAGGCGGGAAACCGCTTGCTGAAGAAGGTGATTTTGTAACTGTCGGGCAGAAAGTTGGTATTGTTGAGGCGATGAAAGTAATGAAAGAAATAACATCAACTGCTGAAGGCAAAATTGTAAAAGTTTTAGTGCAGGATAATACTCCTGTGGAATACGGGCAACCACTTTTTGAAATAGAGCCGCAGATTACCACAGATAAATCGCAGATGTCCGCTGATGAAAATCAGCGGCAATCAGTGTTGTAATCAGCTGTCATCAGCGT harbors:
- a CDS encoding type II toxin-antitoxin system RelE/ParE family toxin — translated: MSYRITIKPSAEKELNKYSLKIYEQIVPHIFSLQNNPRPFNYKKLKSNIYRVRSGDYRIIYTIDDINKIVEVTKVAHRKDVYR
- the efp gene encoding elongation factor P, which gives rise to MISTSDFKNGLTIKVDNSPCQVIWFQHHKPGKGGAVMRVKLKNLETGAITETTFKSGAKFEEITLTRKKKQFLYSAGDDYTFMDMENYEQITIPKEKLGDIIKYLKPDIEVEALYVDDKFLNMDLPVTIELKVVSTVPGIRGDSVSNLVKPAILETEIEVQVPLFIKEGDIVKIDTRTGEYVERVSK
- the accB gene encoding acetyl-CoA carboxylase biotin carboxyl carrier protein; protein product: MDIKKIKSVLDAIKDTDIEEIWIEKDGEKSGFRRKPVELDSLVVSKKATPEPQDVLQKSGSEPVQSSALKTSIIKSTMVGTFYRSPTPGGKPLAEEGDFVTVGQKVGIVEAMKVMKEITSTAEGKIVKVLVQDNTPVEYGQPLFEIEPQITTDKSQMSADENQRQSVL